Below is a genomic region from Bradysia coprophila strain Holo2 unplaced genomic scaffold, BU_Bcop_v1 contig_707, whole genome shotgun sequence.
ACGTACTACTCAAAATGTACGGCCCATAAGGCGTTAGAGATTTGTCAAAATCGACTGAATGTGGCTGATAGTAGACTGAAGGCATTGCAGTGGAAGCTAATTTGCACAGGTAAATACGTCCTACAACTGATTCTTACAAGCTACAATGATAAAAACGGATTCTTGGTTTTCAGAAATCAACTGGATCTTCCACTCGATTTTGATGCATTCTCATCgcaagaaattattgaaacgtaCGACGAGGAAGAGGAAAAGAAATGGCAAATTAATcacaaagagaaaataaaagagCAGAAACGAATGAGGCAGCCGAACGGCAACAAATATTGAGCGGAAAGGCTGAAGACGATATTATCAAGAGGTTAGAGGAACTAGAGCTAATGGAAGAACTAGAAAATGAATTGGAAGCAATGTCTGAAGAAGATGATGAAGCTGTCCAGGCAATCCTCAGTGAAAGGCCGgaagaaatttcgtttaagaAAAGAATGTCTCACTTCAACGATCGTAATATTGAAGATGATATACCGTCTACGGAAGATGCTGCGTCGTCTGCGAAAGATGCTGAGCGTCCAAGGAAAATGATGCAAGTGCTGACAACGTAAGCCTTTCTCTGAACAGTAGTGATGAAGACGACGACGATGAGGATGATGAGATTCCGCCCGAATTCAAAGAACTTGAGCGTAGAACAGCATCAATGACAAATcgagaaaaaacgaaattatttaagGCCAAATTGGATGAAGTTCAAAAGTATTTGGAAGCTTTGAAACCTCGCACTATTGAAGAAATATCACACAAGACTGATATGATGTTCTTATCTGACCATTTACTGAATGCCATCGAAATTATGGAAGATGAGTTCAAGTGCGATCGGTACTTAAATGCAGAGAGTGTGATAACTGAAGACAGTGACGACATCGAGTCTGCTACTGTTGTTCCAGCCAGTGTGCGAAACAAACcattttgaagaagaaaatgaaaacttccTTTGCATTCGACGATGATAAAAACTCGAGAAAAATTAGATTCGCCTCTGAGCATGATGTGAAGTCGTTTGACGTGTTAGAGGAACCGAGTAAAATATCATCAACTGTAATATATGACCGTGGACCAGTGCTGAACTTGAATGTTAATCATTCCGAAGCGGTATTTCGTGATACGAATGAACAATCCGATGTTATACGAAGCCCGGTCGACATATACAAACAATTTGCTGGTTGTGTTCCACAAACTAATGAGTTTTTAACGGTAAGAAGTTCATTTAATCCAGTATCGCATTCTATTCTCATGAAATAAATCTCTAGAATCGACCAACATCtcagaaaataatgaaacatCCAACGGTAGATCGACCAACTCCCAAGGTAATCAAAGAAGAGCCCAATGAAGTCAAGAAATATTCCAAGGTAATCAAAGAAGATCCAGAGGTAATCAAAGAAGAGCTTACTGAAGTCAAAGAAGAACCAAGAGGTCAAGATATAGCGGTAGCAAAGGCCGAAGTGAAAGATGtaagatttttgattttgtttttctatatTAAGAAAGTCCAAAGAAACCAGGAAGATTTCTTTGActaacatttattttgcaaatcAGGAAATCttgataaattattttgagatAAAATTTGGCGCTACTGTTGTTGCACTTGATTCATTTCCCATTGA
It encodes:
- the LOC119083959 gene encoding uncharacterized protein LOC119083959 — its product is MKTSFAFDDDKNSRKIRFASEHDVKSFDVLEEPSKISSTVIYDRGPVLNLNVNHSEAVFRDTNEQSDVIRSPVDIYKQFAGCVPQTNEFLTNRPTSQKIMKHPTVDRPTPKVIKEEPNEVKKYSKVIKEDPEVIKEELTEVKEEPRGQDIAVAKAEVKDMLDNMFCPKNTNEPDPLPEGNLWTHMRRKKELVCSNSVVK